AGCTTGGTGACCATTTAACGATTAATGAAGCAATGAAAATGGAAACAACAGTACAAGCAACTAATGACGGCATCGTGAAGGAAATTCATGTAGTTGCAGGTGATACCATTTCAACAGGTAATTTATTAATCGAATTAATGTAAAGCTTGCTATGTATGAAGTACTTCTAATAACTCCATTAGATTTCATTAGCGCTTTAACATCCCCCTTACTCTATTAATAAGTTTACGAGATGGTTTGATTCAAATAAAGCATACTAAAAAAATAAGAATCATTAAATCAAACATTCTAGCAATTAATAGACGTAATTGTTTACAGCGTTCACTTTGAATAACAAGAATTTCAATATTATCTACGTTTTTAGAGGTAAATATGGAAATGGCATCTTAGTTTTTTGAAAAACCGGCTTTTCCATTACTTTTACTCCCTCTCCTTCTAAATGCGAGAAACGTTTAAATTTATAGACTGCTAGCTATTGATTATAACTAGCGCAATTGCACTGGATTTTATAAAAATGGAGAATGACCAATTCCACGATTAGTCATCCCCCATACTGTTCATCTATACAATTACTTTAACTGCTATTTGAAACTACTTCGTATCATCCATCTTCAGTACCGCCATAAATGCTTCTTGAAGTATATCTAGATTAAAGTAGATTTTTTTGCATTTTTTTATATCCAACAAACCTTTTATTATCAATGGTTTGTTGGATTATTTTTACCTTATTATATTTTTGGCTAACCGCTAATATATCACGTTTATCCGCTGAATTCGGTGGCATGTAGGTGGCTAAATATAGCACTAAGACCACTCATGTTCAAAGTATATTTTATTAATTAAGTTAAATAATATCTTTAGGAGGTGTCGAAATGAAAAGGGATAGAAAAGATACAGAATTTGCAACAGACTTGCCAACAAAACAATCATTTTCTAGTGGAGCAGACTCCAGTAATATTAAAAAACCTAGTGAGCGTGATGGACATACTGAAACCCCTCGCCCACCTGGAGACGTTAGGAATTCGAAACAAAGCAAATCGACTTCGTTATGATCTAATACTATTTAGCGTTTTATCTTTTTTGACCACCCATCACGGAGTGGTCTTTTTATAGTTTAATCAGCTAAAGCACCCTGACTTCAGTACTATAATGTTTACCTTTTGTTTACCTTAATTTTAAGACCCCTCCATAACAGTTAAGGAATTGGCGGAGAAATTACAAACATCACAGTCGAATTTATCCAATAAGTTGAAACGCGATAATTTTAGCGAGAAGGAATTAGAAGAAATTGCGGAAGTATGTAATGCTAAAGTGGAAATTAACTTTGTGTTAGAAGATGGAACTAAAATTTAATATGTAGAAGGAAAAAGAAAATGAATGCATTAGAAAAAGCCGTAAAAGAATTATTGGAAGTTGGTTATACAACTGAGGAAATTAGAAAAACACTAGAAGAAATGACTAAAGAATCAAATAATCCTACAAATGTTAATACAGACGACATATAAAGTTG
This portion of the Solibacillus daqui genome encodes:
- a CDS encoding transcriptional regulator, which gives rise to MAEKLQTSQSNLSNKLKRDNFSEKELEEIAEVCNAKVEINFVLEDGTKI